A single window of Channa argus isolate prfri chromosome 12, Channa argus male v1.0, whole genome shotgun sequence DNA harbors:
- the LOC137137932 gene encoding coxsackievirus and adenovirus receptor homolog isoform X3, which yields MSSSKWTFCVCLVTCLLNWSVSEVKTVQTGEDVLLLCQYPRGADLIFVKWIRPDLKSEGFVFFFRDDRIYENYQHPSFHGRVELRDPQMKDGDTSVNLKNVNIKDTGTYECYVRIKGNSPQFISSFHLKVKDSDQQQITVKTGDDVTLQCLDHRGGVIKLLEWMRQDLEEDVFVFRHGNMSKDLQHPSFINRVELKDPEMKDGDVSLILKNVTVNDAGTYECYVRKSNTQPPPQLISTITMTVIDSGGEAGDISDGGDKDGRLRLCF from the exons ATGTCTTCTTCTAAATGgaccttttgtgtgtgtctcgTCACATGTCTCCTGAACTGGTCTGTCTCTGAAG tgaaaacagtccaaactGGAGAAGACGTCCTTCTTCTGTGTCAGTATCCCAGAGGTGCTGACCTCATATTCGTAAAGTGGATCAGGCCTGATCTCAAATCAGaaggttttgtctttttcttcagaGATGATCGTATATATGAAAACTACCAGCATCCATCTTTTCATGGTCGAGTGGAGCTGAGAGACCCACAGATGAAGGATGGAGACACATCTGTGAATCTAAAGAATGTCAACATCAAAgacactggaacatatgagtgttatgTTAGAATCAAAGGAAACAGTCCTCAGTTCATCAGCAGCTTCCACCTGAAGGTTAAAGACTCAG ACCAACAACAGATCACAGTGAAGACTGGAGATGATGTTACTCTTCAGTGTCTGGATCACAGAGGTGGAGTCATCAAACTGTTAGAGTGGATGAGACAGGACCTGGAGGAAGACGTCTTTGTTTTTAGACATGGGAATATGTCTAAAGACCTCCAGCATCCATCTTTTATCAACAGAGTGGAGCTAAAAGATCCAGAGATGAAGGACGGAGACGTTTCTTTGATTCTGAAGAACGTCACGGTCAATGACgctggaacatatgagtgttatgTTAGAAAAAGCAACACACAACCACCACCTCAGCTCATCAGCACCATCACAATGACAGTCATTGactcag
- the LOC137137932 gene encoding coxsackievirus and adenovirus receptor homolog isoform X2: MSSSKWTFCVCLVTCLLNWSVSEVKTVQTGEDVLLLCQYPRGADLIFVKWIRPDLKSEGFVFFFRDDRIYENYQHPSFHGRVELRDPQMKDGDTSVNLKNVNIKDTGTYECYVRIKGNSPQFISSFHLKVKDSDQQQITVKTGDDVTLQCLDHRGGVIKLLEWMRQDLEEDVFVFRHGNMSKDLQHPSFINRVELKDPEMKDGDVSLILKNVTVNDAGTYECYVRKSNTQPPPQLISTITMTVIDSEDGAGDISDGGDKDGRLRLLVFMTLVIIGGVF, translated from the exons ATGTCTTCTTCTAAATGgaccttttgtgtgtgtctcgTCACATGTCTCCTGAACTGGTCTGTCTCTGAAG tgaaaacagtccaaactGGAGAAGACGTCCTTCTTCTGTGTCAGTATCCCAGAGGTGCTGACCTCATATTCGTAAAGTGGATCAGGCCTGATCTCAAATCAGaaggttttgtctttttcttcagaGATGATCGTATATATGAAAACTACCAGCATCCATCTTTTCATGGTCGAGTGGAGCTGAGAGACCCACAGATGAAGGATGGAGACACATCTGTGAATCTAAAGAATGTCAACATCAAAgacactggaacatatgagtgttatgTTAGAATCAAAGGAAACAGTCCTCAGTTCATCAGCAGCTTCCACCTGAAGGTTAAAGACTCAG ACCAACAACAGATCACAGTGAAGACTGGAGATGATGTTACTCTTCAGTGTCTGGATCACAGAGGTGGAGTCATCAAACTGTTAGAGTGGATGAGACAGGACCTGGAGGAAGACGTCTTTGTTTTTAGACATGGGAATATGTCTAAAGACCTCCAGCATCCATCTTTTATCAACAGAGTGGAGCTAAAAGATCCAGAGATGAAGGACGGAGACGTTTCTTTGATTCTGAAGAACGTCACGGTCAATGACgctggaacatatgagtgttatgTTAGAAAAAGCAACACACAACCACCACCTCAGCTCATCAGCACCATCACAATGACAGTCATTGactcag AGGATGGAGCTGGAGACATCAGTGATGGAGGAGACAAGGATGGACGTCTTAGACTGTTAGTATTTATGACTCTTGTTATTATTGGTGGTGTTTTTTGA
- the LOC137137928 gene encoding Fc receptor-like protein 5, with translation MGETCLQCLIFVMSLLSCSTNQARLSVSPSSSQFFSWKSFSLSCEEDDSSAGWTLRRNTTEEDRTECGKKWGKPAGSSCNISVTASWDSGVYWCESREGSTSNSITITVTGGAVILQSPVLPVMEGHDVSLHCQTKRPPSKLPADFYKDGSLIRTEPTGHMTIHHVTKSDEGLYKCHISSHGESPPSWIYVTEKPTTPPPSTTPLKSTPSPAASSFHLSFILLLHLVVFYPYFISTVLMVSLYRHRPTGNRLPVSMVTTSPTPAEQGLADDYDDVITGVTTQHHF, from the exons ATGGGAGAAACATGTCTTCAATGTCTGATCT TTGTGATGTCACTGCTGAGCTGCTCAACAAACCAAG CTCGTCTGTCTGTGAGTCCCAGCAGCTCCCAGTTTTTTAGTTGGAAGTCTTTTTCTTTGAGCTGCGAGGAGGATGACAGCTCTGCAGgatggacactgaggaggaacacaactGAAGAAGACAGAACGGAGTGTGGGAAGAAATGGGGGAAACCAGCTGGTTCTTCCTGTAACATCAGTGTAACAGCTTCatgggacagtggagtttactggtgtgagtccagagagggatcaaccagtaacagcatcaccatcactgtcactg gtggagcagtgatcctgcagagtcctgtcctccctgtgatggagggacatgatgtctctctgcactgtcaaacaaagaggcctccctccaagctcccagctgatttctataaagatggctccctcatcaggactgagcctacaggtcacatgaccatccaccatgttaccaagtctgatgaaggcctctacaagtgtcacatcagcagtcatggagagtctccacccagctggatctacgtcacag aaaaacctacaacacCACCTCCATCTACCACACCCCTTAAATCAACACCGTCCCCTGCTGCAAGCTCCTTCCATCTCTCATTCATTCTGCtcctccacctggtggtgttctATCCATacttcatctccactgtcctTATGGTGTCTTTATATCGACACAGACCCACAG GAAATCGCCTGCCCGTCTCCATGGTGACAACTTCGCCCACCCCAGCTGAGCAGGGATTGGCTGATGACTatgatgatgtcatcactgGAGTCACCACGCAGCATCACTTCTAA